A genomic window from Pseudomonadota bacterium includes:
- the moaA gene encoding GTP 3',8-cyclase MoaA, with protein MIDPFGRHISYLRVSVTDRCDFRCVYCMAEDMTFLPKKDILSLEELDRLCSAFVGLGVKKLRLTGGEPLVRRDIMTLFRALGRHLKTGALEELTLTTNGSQLRRYADELRSIGVKRVNVSVDTLDPAKFTEITRWGKLDQVLDGIRAAKAAGLAVKVNAVALRGVNDEELSSMLAWCGSEGHDMTIIEVMPMGEVGGDERLEQYLPLSM; from the coding sequence ATGATCGATCCCTTCGGCCGACATATCAGCTACCTGCGCGTGTCGGTCACCGACCGCTGCGACTTCCGTTGCGTCTATTGCATGGCGGAAGACATGACCTTTCTGCCGAAGAAAGACATTTTGAGCCTCGAGGAGTTGGACCGACTGTGCAGCGCCTTCGTCGGACTCGGCGTCAAGAAGCTCCGGCTGACCGGCGGCGAGCCCTTGGTGCGCCGGGACATCATGACGCTGTTCCGCGCCCTTGGCCGCCATCTCAAGACCGGCGCGCTGGAGGAGCTGACATTGACCACCAATGGCAGCCAGCTCCGGCGCTACGCGGACGAGCTCCGGAGCATCGGCGTCAAGCGCGTCAACGTCTCCGTCGACACGCTCGACCCGGCGAAATTCACCGAAATCACCCGCTGGGGCAAGCTCGACCAGGTGCTGGACGGGATCAGGGCGGCGAAGGCGGCCGGGCTCGCGGTCAAGGTGAATGCGGTAGCGCTCCGCGGCGTCAATGACGAGGAGCTCTCCTCGATGCTCGCCTGGTGCGGAAGCGAGGGCCACGACATGACCATCATCGAGGTCATGCCCATGGGCGAGGTCGGCGGCGATGAGCGCCTCGAGCAGTACCTGCCGCTGTCGATG